A single genomic interval of Flavobacteriales bacterium harbors:
- a CDS encoding RidA family protein: MSSISSNKAPEPVGHYPHARRVGDLLFLSGVGPRERGTKKIPGVELNADGSIATYDIETQVRSVFQNVRWILEDSGSSWEKIVDVTVYLTNMKDDFPTYNRLWKEYFENDPPCRTTLEINCLPTPIAIELKVIATV, from the coding sequence ATGTCCAGCATCTCCTCCAACAAAGCCCCCGAACCCGTCGGCCACTACCCGCATGCCCGCCGCGTGGGCGATCTGCTCTTCCTCAGCGGCGTGGGCCCGCGCGAGCGCGGCACGAAGAAGATCCCCGGCGTGGAGCTGAACGCGGATGGCAGCATCGCCACCTACGACATCGAGACGCAGGTGCGCAGCGTGTTCCAGAACGTGCGCTGGATCCTGGAGGACAGCGGCAGCAGCTGGGAGAAGATCGTGGACGTGACGGTGTACCTCACCAACATGAAGGACGACTTCCCGACCTACAACCGGTTGTGGAAGGAGTACTTCGAGAACGACCCGCCGTGCAGGACGACGCTCGAGATCAATTGCCTGCCCACGCCGATCGCCATCGAGCTGAAGGTGATCGCCACGGTGTGA
- a CDS encoding DUF418 domain-containing protein, translating into MSAPATQRTELLDALRGLALFGVVWSNYAVLAYWMFMDPEARSALPGSFLDAPLEAFHTILIDGKFYSIFSLLFGIGFGFFLAKGKDGLWRFYRRMLILLVIGWLHLRYLWAGDILFLYAVLGLLLPLFRKLGDRALVLTAAVLILSPILIDATIILTSARFDPLAPVLRFHEAREAELGSGTIPSMLAVPNGGWKEFMDANTHTWSFRFVHLIESNRPPKVLGLFLLGLWIARRRLFADVSANSALLKRLCILGFTVGLPSSVLMWWAEEHAGYPPEPSSLLRTTSYALSVVPLAIAFASGFALLWRGDAWRPRLQVLAPMGRMALTNYLMQTIFALALFTGVGMGWGTRVSAVAFEAMALAVFIVQVIWSRWWLARFQFGPFEWAWRSLTYGRMMPMRKG; encoded by the coding sequence ATGAGCGCCCCCGCCACCCAACGCACCGAACTGTTGGATGCCCTGCGCGGCCTCGCCCTCTTCGGTGTCGTGTGGAGCAACTACGCGGTGCTCGCATACTGGATGTTCATGGATCCGGAGGCGCGGTCCGCGTTACCCGGCTCCTTCCTGGATGCACCGCTCGAGGCCTTCCACACCATCCTCATCGACGGCAAGTTCTACTCGATCTTCTCCCTGCTCTTCGGCATCGGGTTCGGCTTCTTCCTCGCCAAGGGAAAGGACGGCTTGTGGCGCTTCTACCGGCGCATGCTCATCCTGCTGGTGATCGGATGGCTGCACCTGCGCTACCTCTGGGCCGGCGATATCCTCTTCCTCTATGCGGTGCTCGGCCTGCTGCTGCCGCTGTTCCGCAAGCTCGGTGATCGCGCCTTGGTGCTCACGGCTGCGGTGTTGATCCTGTCCCCGATCCTCATCGATGCCACCATCATCCTCACGAGCGCGAGGTTCGATCCGCTGGCGCCCGTGCTCCGTTTCCACGAGGCGCGCGAGGCGGAGCTGGGAAGCGGCACCATTCCTTCCATGCTCGCCGTGCCGAACGGGGGCTGGAAGGAATTCATGGACGCCAATACGCATACCTGGTCGTTCCGCTTCGTCCACTTGATCGAGAGCAACCGTCCGCCCAAGGTGCTCGGACTCTTCCTCCTCGGACTCTGGATCGCGCGCCGCAGGCTCTTCGCGGATGTGAGCGCGAACTCCGCCCTGCTGAAGCGGTTGTGCATCCTCGGCTTCACGGTCGGGCTGCCTTCCTCCGTGCTCATGTGGTGGGCCGAGGAGCACGCCGGATATCCGCCAGAGCCCTCATCCTTGCTGCGGACCACCAGCTACGCACTGAGCGTGGTGCCCCTGGCCATCGCGTTCGCGAGCGGGTTCGCCCTGCTCTGGCGAGGTGATGCGTGGAGGCCGCGGTTGCAGGTGCTGGCCCCGATGGGCCGCATGGCGCTGACGAACTACCTCATGCAGACGATCTTCGCACTGGCGCTCTTCACAGGCGTGGGAATGGGATGGGGTACGCGCGTGAGCGCGGTGGCGTTCGAGGCGATGGCCCTGGCCGTCTTCATCGTGCAGGTGATCTGGAGCCGCTGGTGGCTGGCGCGGTTCCAGTTCGGCCCCTTCGAGTGGGCCTGGCGCTCGCTCACCTACGGCAGGATGATGCCGATGCGGAAGGGCTAG